The following DNA comes from Syngnathoides biaculeatus isolate LvHL_M chromosome 18, ASM1980259v1, whole genome shotgun sequence.
TTCCTGCCGGAGTCAGTCAGCCTATCCCGCGGTGCCACCCCGGAGAGGAGGGACTCGCCCCTGCTGGGCGACGCGGCCGACGGCCTCCTCCGGGGCGCCCGGCAGAGGCCCAAGGCGGAGCCGGCGGCGGGCGGGGACGACGCCGGCGCCCTCCACCAATACCTGTCGCGCTTTGACGACGCCATGAAGCTGAGGGGCCAGCTGTCCAACGAGAAGCCGGCGCAGGACGGGCAGACGGACGGCGAGGAATTTGACCCCTTCAACGCCTTCAGGCTCATCTGCAGCGTCCTCCTCGCTCTTTTTGTCAGAGTGTTTGTCTGCAAGTATTTGGTGAGACATCGCGTGGTCTTTATTTTTGTAGAAGTGATAACAATGAATGATGTGATGtccatttttaacttttttttttttttttttttagtcaataTTTGCTCCATTTTTGACACTGGAACTGGCCTTCATGGGCTTGTCCAAATACTTTCCTAAGGTGAGTCTGCACACACAATATTAACCTGCTTTAATTATAGGGCCATTGTCCGCAAAAATATTAATTGCGCGTTTTCCCCATCTTTGTCCGCTGTCGTCGCAGGTGGAGAAGAAGGCGCAGACGACGGTGCTCACCGCCGCCCTGCTGCTGTCGGGCATCCCCGGCGAGGTCATCAACCGCTCCATGGACACGTACCGGCGCATGGGCGACGTCTTTGCCGACCTCTGCGTCTACTTCTTCACCTTTGTCTTCTCGCACCAAGTCTTGCTGCTGTTGGGGTCCGAGGCGGgcgaggcaggaggcggggcctcAGCGGCGGCGGTAAAGCCTCAGTGACTGAACCGAACCGCGTCCTCGGACACCCGTCTTGCCAGTCGGACCTTGGTGGCGCAattgagtgttttcaaatgcacTAAAGTGGACGTTATGAGATTGTTTGGATGTGCCTCGTACGTCAAGGTATCGGCGTACTTGCAGCAATCGTTTTTGCATATTGGGTGGAATGATTGCGCTTTTGTGTCGTGCTTCCGCCTTAAGTGTTTTTATTAACTCGCCTAAGCTTCTTTAATATCCTCTCCGTTAATTTATTATTGTGActttcccccccacccaccaacaGGCCAGTCCCATTATCTTGATCTGTCATCATGTGTACTGCATTTTTCCCttgaaaatacatatatatacatgtcaaataattatgttGATGTGGTACAAACTTTAAAGCAGTCCTGCCAAATAAATTCTGGTTAGTCGTCTCCTTTTAGTTgtttattctttacatttttatactgtatatactaagTTGCTATCGAGAAAAGTCAGTGAATTACAAGaggttttgagaaaattgacttttttttattattcagggaaaatgaaaaaatacatttttcatcaactATAATTtagtaaaaaatggaaaaaaaacttttttaataaattgttgCTGGACACTTTTTAGTAAAAGtcttttatgcatgtttttttttcattttattttttttagatcattggctcgcagttctgaggatgggggtttgcatgttctccccgtgcctgtgtggcttttctccgggcacttcggtttcctctaaagtctctaaattgcccctaagtgtgattgcgagtgtgactcttgtctgtctccatgtgccctgcgattgcctggcaaacagttcagggtgtggccagCCTCCTGCgtgatgacagcttggatagactccagcactcccgtgaccctcgtgaagataagtgtctgggaggaaaatgttttatgatcATAAAACATCCATATAATGATTTATTCtaatatttaccataatttaacattatttaaaatatggctGAATAAATCCGAAGAAAGAgaattttgattttaatatttaaatatttggtatttcattaaaatagttatttgttCATTATTGATGtaatcataaataaatgcagAATGTGAATGTAAAATGCTTCACTcaccttatttttaaatgaatccgTAATCGTTAAGATGGTCtcgtacatttaaaaaaaacattttagtgtGACTTTTTAAGGACAACAATCCATCATTCGTGTTCGTTGAAACCTCCCGCCGCTTGGTGGCGCTCTCACAGCTGGTGCAGCCACATTTCCACAGCAAGTGTCGCTTTCTTGTGACGTAAGTGTCTTAAACAGAAGCAAGCGTTCTCCGTTTAAGCGCCACACCGACGTCAAGAACTAGTTGGAAActcattggacttttttttcacgacTCACCTTCGTCTTGTTATAAATGGGTCGAGAGTCGCGGTACGTACAAACGCGTTTTTGTTcatcaatatctattttttcaagTGACTTATTATAGTTCGACGGTGCTCTTAAACGAGATCATTtacatgctaacgttagcatgctAACTACGCTGTTGTACTGGTACGTCACCAAAACATTGCCGGACGAGTTTCGTTCCCGTATTCACGTCGATTTCCCACCCACATTTCAGCCATAAAATTGATACTATGTTGTTCTTCAGACATTACAGGAAGCGATCGGCTTCGCCTCGGCGCTCCGGCAGCCGCTCGAGGAGTCGCTCCCCGGACAAACGCTCCAAGAAAGATGACCGGGATCGAAGCCGGAGGGACCGCTCTAGAAGCCGGGATCGGCGTAGGTCCCGGTCTCGCTCTCGAGACAGAAAGCGGGTCAGGTGAGTcacgtaaaaaacaaaaaaaaaaagaccacctcTGCATGAGAGACGTTTACATTTTCCAGCCAGCAGTCCATTCATAATTTGATCTAATTATAAAATAATGCACGTCTTATCAATGTATACATTCACAGAATGTCCGACCAGTGCGTGTGGCGCATGCAGTGTAAACATCACCGAACATTTGCTCAATCAGACGGATTTGTGTATAGGCAATTTGCAAGAGATTTACTTGGTTAATTTCAGACTTGATGTGTGTGCAGGCTTTCCACAGATCCTTCCCTTTGGATCGAAAAGATGTGGAAGTCACTTTTCTGTTACACGTTGTCTTTTAATGAAAGTTTTTCTTCTCCATAGACGCTCCAGGAGCAGGGAGAGGAGAAGGTCGAGAAGCCGAGAACGGAAGCGGTCGGGCAGCAGGGGCCGAGGCAGGAGGTCCCGCTCGGCCAGCCCCGTAAAGAGCAAGAAAACTGATGAAAAGTCAGCCCCTGTCCTCATCTCAAATGTTGCTATAGCATGCCAATGAACTTGAATTTAGTggagtggttttttttcttcttcttctgtgcaGGTCAAAAAGTAAAGAGAGGGAAAACCTTGATGTTGTACCTGAGAAGAAGAAGGttaaggaggagaaggaagaggagaaagTTGAAGATGTAAGGTGTTGTACTAAAGAAAATTAGAATCAGATTTATGTTCTAATTCACTTATTCCttacaaaaatgtcaatgaaATACAGGACAATCTGATTACATAGGATGTAAGGGACAAAAAGTGTAATTGTCTCTAATGCTTGAGTTAGGCCTGTCACAATACATTTATGAGCATgttatatcccccccccccaaactatcaAGATAAACactagtattgttttttttgatgCCACTGATATAATGACATTACAACTTAAATGGTCGAACATATGAATTCAAGATAAATAAAACGGACTCAGGCTCCAAAATTGTTCTTGTACTGCACTGTGGTGTAGAGAAACTTTGTCTTAACAGGCAAGTGGACAAAATTAATGCTTGCACCTCACATGCGTGTTATTATATCTAATTAAGGAAAAAATTGTTTTACTATGTTACTCAATTAATTGATGAGATAATCagtttaataaatgaaaaatattcgaTTGCTACAGCCCTCAATGCTAAGGTGGACATCCTGGTTTTGACATGTGCCTCCAGCAGCAGGACTTTGACCAGAACAagctggaggaggagatgaGGAAGCGGAAGGAACGTGTAGAGAAGTGGCGCGAAGAGCAGCGGAAGAAGGCCATCGAGAACATTGGCGAGATCAAGAAGGAGCTGGAGGAGATGAAGCAGGGCAAGAAGTGGAGTCTGGAGGACGACGACGGTGAGCGGACCCAACGCAAAACGCGTACTCAACACTTTGTCGGATCGTAACACGGGCGCCCCCCCCTTACAGACGACGACGAGGACACGCCTGTCCCGATGGAGGCggatgacgacgacgaggacggcGAAGGCAAAGTGGAGGCCAATGAGGGGGAGGCCGAAGAGGAGAAGATGGAAGAGGGCGAGAAGGACACAAGCGCCGCGCCCGCTGAGAAGAAGGACGACGAAGACGACGTCGACCCGTTGGATGCCTACATGGAGGAGGTGAAGCAGGAGGTGAAGAAGTTCAACATGGGAGGCGTGAAAGGAAACGACAAGGTAGGAAAACCTTTTTGAGCTCACgtcgttccccccccccgcccgggAAGTTGGTACAATTCAGCTCCTGACATCAATTTTGCCAGTTGACATCAACTCAAAATGCATATCATAACAGAACGCATGGAAAAAGTCAGAGCCGCGTACCAAATTGAAGAGGAAGTTGCCCATTTTAGGTTAATTCTGTTCATCACACTCCTCCTAGGAAATTCACCAacattctttccttttttttttgccgacacCTTCAAATGTAGTCAAAGATGGGATGCGAGGGTTTTCTTATCGCTGGTTGCTgctatatttttgtttcttcgTCACTGTCGACAGAAGGGAGCAACCGTAACCAAAGTCGTGACAGTGGTTAAAACCAAAAAAGGGCCTCACACTCACAAGAAGAAGGGTGAGCTGATGGAGAATGACCAAGATGCAATGGAGGTAAAGTGATGTCTTCTGTTTGGCAATTTTTGTGTGGAGATAAAATTAAGATGACGAATCCTTCCAACGTGTCACGCAGTACTCGTCGGAAGAGGAGGAAGTAGACTTGCAGACGGCGCTGACGGGCTTCCAGACCAAGCAGAGGAAGATCCTGGAGCCCGTCGACCACGAAAAGATCGAGTACGAGCCCTATCGCAAGAACTTCTACGTGGAGGTGCCTGATCTGGCCAGGATGTCTGTTGAGGGTCTGTTTGTCGCGCAATGTACATTTTAAGTTttggaagaaggaaaaaaaacgcgTTTCTCCGTTCTAACACGTTGgcgatccgttccagaagtgaACGCCTACCGGATGGAAATGGAGGGAATAACGGTGAAGGGGAAAGGCTGCCCCAAGCCCATCAAGACTTGGGTGCAGTGTGGCGTGTCCATGAAGATCCTCAATGCCCTCAAGAAGTGAGTATAGACAATCTTATTAATCGATACTCTAACGTTAAGCGTGGGGAAGATTATTGATCAATATCATTTTAGCGAGTCCTTTTAATTGATTCAGCCTCTGGTAAGTGGATGGTGCAAAAATGTACTTGTGCACATTTAATAGCCAaaaattttaatatataaatattgtgtgtgtgtgtattggggGTGAAGTTGCACGCAATTTTGTGGTAAGAAATGTAGCTGAAGTTATGTTAATGGAATGTTACTCGCTTCTTAAAACATTGTACCTTCCTTTCCCTCTCCTCCACTCTTTTGTGGGTTGTGGCCCAACCACTTGGTCGGTTCCGCTTCACGACGATAGACCGACTTGATTCTGTCAGGACTGAATACGTTCTTGATTTGAACCGGTCTGGGCGCAATAACCCTGGGGTGCGATCGGtggaaatgaagcaaaaattcTGATTAGCCACGATTTATTCAAGCTTTAACAAagggaagtctttttttttttttttttttttccctccgcgCAGGGCAGGTAACTTTGAAGTGTGTTTCTTTAATAACTAAAATCGCCATTTCAAAGAAGCATTAGAAGCTCATTTGTATTTGtctgacatttacatttgtttgatcttAAAGTGGGGCACAGTGTAAAAATACTTGTTAGCAGTAGTGtaccatccgtccattttctttgccgctcatcctcatgagtcgccgggagtgctggagcctatcccagctgtcgagggCAGGAGACagagtacaccccgaactggtcgccagacaatcgcagggcacatggagacagacagccgcactcacaatcacacctaggggcaatttagagtgtccaattaatgttgcgtgtttttgtgatgtgggaggaagccggagtgcccggagaaaacccacggagggacggggagaacatgcaaactccacacaggcgggtctgggattgaacgagggacctcagaactgtgaggccaacggtttaccagctgatccaccgtgccgccctgtacCTTTCTTATAATGAGAAATCTGTCCATCCCAACGAGCAGGGGAAATAACTCGACTTGCTTGAAAACAGACTTTCTGAACGTTTTCAACCCACGTTGTCTTGCAAACCCGATTAAAAAGAcattaatgatgaaaaatatttgtaaaaattgtAACGGAAGGGTGCCTATCATCATTACAGGCAGAGCTACGAGAAGCCCACCCCCATCCAGGCACAGGCCATCCCCGCCATCATGTCAGGCAGAGACCTCATCGGCATCGCCAAGACGGGCAGTGGCAAAACCATCGCCTTCCTCCTGCCCATGTTCAGACACATCATGGACCAGAGGCCACTGGAGGAGTCCGAGGGACCCATTTGTAAGTTTTTACAGttttacccccaaaaaaggcCAAGTGGGATGGAAAATGGTGGAAAGAAGCCTTGTGTGTGGTTGTTTTCCTTTAGCCGTAATCATGACACCCACCAGAGAGCTGGCCCTGCAGATCACCAAAGAGTGCAAGAAGTTCTCCAAATCGCTGGGACTCAGGGTGGTGTGCGTGTACGGGGGAACGGGTATCAGTGAACAGGTAAACGTCCGGGCTACGATCGCGCTACAAACAAACTGATCCGCAGTCATGAATGAGTTGGCGGTACCTTTCCTGCTAGATTGCGGAGCTGAAGCGAGGGGCGGAGATCATCGTGTGCACGCCGGGGAGAATGATCGACATGTTGGGTGCCAACAGCGGTGAGTGTGCCCACGCTTTGATGGTTGATCGGGAGCCAGGTCTAGTGTGGCGACTTTGTTTGTCGTTTACGGGGAAAAGTATCGCCTGTTTTGTCAGTagatgctcaaaaaaaaaaaaaaaaagtacattttatttcccccccaaaaaagacaagACCAGATGTTACAGGTGTATTTCCTCACATCGTGGTGTCAACTTTAATGGACGCTGTGCCTCAAATAATCCGCGGGTGTGGCATCTTTCATTACTTTTTGGATAATTTCATGATGGCCACAGTATAAATTATTGATATACAGTccaaattattattacaatgCTTTTATTAGCTGTTAAAggtgaatttcatttttattactacAAACGGTATATCATTTATGATAACAGTGTTCAATTAAAAGGAAGTacgtatcttttttttatttaataaaaatatagaaaaagttttcaaaaagaaaaacagtatttGAATATCCATGCTTTATATAGGCTATATTATATTTGCACACATTATattttatactgtattatatatttacttttttttctaatcacttgttttgttttgggggtcaTTTTTAGTACATTTACAATATGTTTTATCATAACGTATGTTATGCTATGTTCTATGTTGTTATTTGGGAATAAATGTCACAAAGTTGTGGATATAAGTGCAATTcattataaaaatgaatttgtacAAATAATCTCACTTCCAATTAAAGCCTTGTAGTTGCAGTCATAAGAGGAAATACGGCGATTGCACCAAACGCGACCATATTCGCGGGAATGATGGAACAAGCGCACACACTAAACCCCTTGTATGCCTTTCTGATTGGTCATCTTGCATATTATATTTGATGAAGTCGGCACCTCCTTACTAAACTGTTTGAACACCTTTTGAGATGAGTGGTCTCAACAAGCCTGTGATGTTTCCCGAAGATCGGGGCAAAGGCAGGTAGGTGGACCCGGTGCCTTTTGACAGCCAGCGATGTAAAACCACTTTCATGAGTGTCGCTGTATTGTAGGGCTGCAGCGATTCAATTCATTTGAATATTATCACAGAATAAACATTTATCTACTGACACTCAAGAGGTAGAACTTTTCATTCTCGTTCGCCATCGCACAGGCCCCAGTTTTTGAAATTACATCCAAAGTCCCAGATGCTACAGTTCAGAACATGAGGCTGGTTGctccaagtggacaaaaataaaacctgcGCCCAATGTGCATATTTCACATTGCTATTGTTCCTTTCAACGTTGCAAAATCAATTTTGATCCGATTACTCAACTAATTGACGGGAGAATCCGTAGATGAATCCATTCTGGAAATATTGAAGTGCAGCCCTACTGTATTGCAAAATGTTTACACATGAAtgtgcatatttttcaaaagtgtaTTGAGCACAAGCGGTTTGCAGGCGGTTCTGTGGCTTCCACACATGCGAGGTAATCTGCAAtatgttttttccccttctttagGTGAAAAGGCGTACGGTCAGATAATGCTTGAATGGGGCTGGCTCCATCTCTTGTTTTGTATCTTGAGGCTGTTTTCTGACTTTTACAGGTCCATCACCAAGATGGTACGCAAGACCTGAGATAGCCAAATATGAGCCACACGTTACAGTTTTAAAACTAGCCACCTTAAAGTCATCCACAGTGCAATGTTATGTGCATATCGATCTTGAACAGTATTAATGAGCTTCGCTGCTTGGCTGTTCAGACTTGACCGATGCGTCTTCTACCTTGACGTGCAGGTCGCGTCACCAACCTCCGCAGAGCGACGTACGTGGTGCTGGACGAGGCAGACAGGATGTTCGACATGGGCTTCGAGCCGCAGGTGGGCACGCTACAGACCCGAATGCAAATCTTTTATGCTCGATTTCCAATGTGACGCCGTGGTTCCTCCGCCAAGGTCATGCGCATTGTGGACAACGTTCGTCCGGACCGGCAGACGGTGATGTTCTCCGCCACCTTCCCCAGAGCCATGGAGGCACTGGCTCGGAGGATCCTGGTCAAGCCCCTGGAGATCCAGGTGGGCGGACGCAGCGTGGTCTGCTCCGACGTGGAGCAACATGTGGTGAGTTTCTGCGGTGAGCCAAGCCCGAAAGGGTGGGGGACTTGGttggtttgtacttttattaaaaacttgtaaaaataaaaataaatggggaTTCTGTAGTACACGGGTCTCTAACCAAAGTCCTgtagcccgccacatgattttacgtggtccgcgaaggcaaatcgtctGTCAGCTTTCATGCACCAAAATTGTCGTATATCATAAGTCACATTGAGATGAGCAATTTTGTcctaccaaacatgaacagcggttaaaaaaaaaaactgattacccttgatttctgattccaaaactagttcataaatttcatttgtaaatatgatgagacggtTCAAGATTTTTAATGGATTGATATGGTCAGCGCGGCCctctacaatgtggcccacgacaaaaaatgagtttgacatctacATTCACGTGAATCACTTATTGAGTGACCCGAAAGTCTGCTGCAGTTGATAAATTGATGTTTTGTTCCTGCAGCTGGTGATTGAGGAGGACAAAAAGTTCCTGAAGCTGCTTGAGATCCTTGGCCACTATCAGGAGAAGGGCTCAGTTATCATCTTCGTGGACAAGCAGGAGCACGCCGACGGTCTCCTCAAAGACCTCATGAAGGCCTCGTACCCCTGCATGTCGCTTCACGGAGGTACCGGAACCGCCTCTGCAAAGCTCCCTTCTCACCACTCCTGATTTGATTCCAATGCTTCGGCTTCATTTGCAGGTATTGACCAGTACGACCGAGACAGCATCATCAACGACTTCAAGAACGGGGCCTGCCGCCTGATGGTGGCCACGTCGGTGGCTGCGCGAGGCCTGGACGTCAAGCAACTCATCCTGGTGGTCAACTACAACTGCCCCAACCACTACGAGGACTACGTGCACAGGGCCGGACGCACGGGCCGAGCGGGCAACAAGGTTCGTTCCCAGTAATAACGTCGTCTCTTGTCATTTGCCGGAGATGGGGCTCAAGCCGTTTGCACGTGCCACAAGATgctggcaaagcactactttagcgcagcgctaacagggccgatttaaaaaaaaaaaaaaaaaaaaaaaaaacacatacctgtaaaagtcacttcctcggcacatatattccaccggtttcactcttaccttttccgctcgagtgcccccttgcggctgttaggaaaaaatgcacaaatgaacagcatcaccgcgtaagccgcagggttgaaagcgtgtggaaaaatgtaaaattttacagtttttttctttacagagTCCATGA
Coding sequences within:
- the ddx46 gene encoding probable ATP-dependent RNA helicase DDX46 isoform X2 produces the protein MGRESRHYRKRSASPRRSGSRSRSRSPDKRSKKDDRDRSRRDRSRSRDRRRSRSRSRDRKRVRRSRSRERRRSRSRERKRSGSRGRGRRSRSASPVKSKKTDEKSKSKERENLDVVPEKKKVKEEKEEEKVEDQDFDQNKLEEEMRKRKERVEKWREEQRKKAIENIGEIKKELEEMKQGKKWSLEDDDDDDEDTPVPMEADDDDEDGEGKVEANEGEAEEEKMEEGEKDTSAAPAEKKDDEDDVDPLDAYMEEVKQEVKKFNMGGVKGNDKKGATVTKVVTVVKTKKGPHTHKKKGELMENDQDAMEYSSEEEEVDLQTALTGFQTKQRKILEPVDHEKIEYEPYRKNFYVEVPDLARMSVEEVNAYRMEMEGITVKGKGCPKPIKTWVQCGVSMKILNALKKQSYEKPTPIQAQAIPAIMSGRDLIGIAKTGSGKTIAFLLPMFRHIMDQRPLEESEGPISVIMTPTRELALQITKECKKFSKSLGLRVVCVYGGTGISEQIAELKRGAEIIVCTPGRMIDMLGANSGRVTNLRRATYVVLDEADRMFDMGFEPQVMRIVDNVRPDRQTVMFSATFPRAMEALARRILVKPLEIQVGGRSVVCSDVEQHVLVIEEDKKFLKLLEILGHYQEKGSVIIFVDKQEHADGLLKDLMKASYPCMSLHGGIDQYDRDSIINDFKNGACRLMVATSVAARGLDVKQLILVVNYNCPNHYEDYVHRAGRTGRAGNKGYAYTFITEDQVRYAGDIIKALELSGSPVPADLEQLWASFKDQQKAEGKTIKSSSGFSGKGFKFDETEHALANERKKLQKAALGLQDSDDEDGALDIEEQIESMFNSKKRVKDLTAPGAAAGGGGSSGASAGSLSGLSGLGPTSAGNIQKLEMAKRLALKINAQKNLGAEAQDVMQQATNAILRGGTIMTPSVSAKTIAEQLAEKINAKLNYTPVEKLEEERQAAEQSETVKRYEEELEINDFPQTARWKVTSKEALQRIGEYSEAAITIRGTYFPPGKEPKEGERKIYLAIESANELAVTKAKTEITRLIKEELIRLQNSYQPTSKGRYKVL
- the camlg gene encoding calcium signal-modulating cyclophilin ligand, which produces MDPTEAAAEEKTTTAGSSLSAAQRRAEIRRRKLLMNSEDRMNRIVGFAKNEDDSNGGSPRRPREPRFHLDLDRTEAWSPSQPSPRHSPFLPESVSLSRGATPERRDSPLLGDAADGLLRGARQRPKAEPAAGGDDAGALHQYLSRFDDAMKLRGQLSNEKPAQDGQTDGEEFDPFNAFRLICSVLLALFVRVFVCKYLSIFAPFLTLELAFMGLSKYFPKVEKKAQTTVLTAALLLSGIPGEVINRSMDTYRRMGDVFADLCVYFFTFVFSHQVLLLLGSEAGEAGGGASAAAVKPQ
- the ddx46 gene encoding probable ATP-dependent RNA helicase DDX46 isoform X1 encodes the protein MGRESRHYRKRSASPRRSGSRSRSRSPDKRSKKDDRDRSRRDRSRSRDRRRSRSRSRDRKRVRRSRSRERRRSRSRERKRSGSRGRGRRSRSASPVKSKKTDEKSKSKERENLDVVPEKKKVKEEKEEEKVEDQQDFDQNKLEEEMRKRKERVEKWREEQRKKAIENIGEIKKELEEMKQGKKWSLEDDDDDDEDTPVPMEADDDDEDGEGKVEANEGEAEEEKMEEGEKDTSAAPAEKKDDEDDVDPLDAYMEEVKQEVKKFNMGGVKGNDKKGATVTKVVTVVKTKKGPHTHKKKGELMENDQDAMEYSSEEEEVDLQTALTGFQTKQRKILEPVDHEKIEYEPYRKNFYVEVPDLARMSVEEVNAYRMEMEGITVKGKGCPKPIKTWVQCGVSMKILNALKKQSYEKPTPIQAQAIPAIMSGRDLIGIAKTGSGKTIAFLLPMFRHIMDQRPLEESEGPISVIMTPTRELALQITKECKKFSKSLGLRVVCVYGGTGISEQIAELKRGAEIIVCTPGRMIDMLGANSGRVTNLRRATYVVLDEADRMFDMGFEPQVMRIVDNVRPDRQTVMFSATFPRAMEALARRILVKPLEIQVGGRSVVCSDVEQHVLVIEEDKKFLKLLEILGHYQEKGSVIIFVDKQEHADGLLKDLMKASYPCMSLHGGIDQYDRDSIINDFKNGACRLMVATSVAARGLDVKQLILVVNYNCPNHYEDYVHRAGRTGRAGNKGYAYTFITEDQVRYAGDIIKALELSGSPVPADLEQLWASFKDQQKAEGKTIKSSSGFSGKGFKFDETEHALANERKKLQKAALGLQDSDDEDGALDIEEQIESMFNSKKRVKDLTAPGAAAGGGGSSGASAGSLSGLSGLGPTSAGNIQKLEMAKRLALKINAQKNLGAEAQDVMQQATNAILRGGTIMTPSVSAKTIAEQLAEKINAKLNYTPVEKLEEERQAAEQSETVKRYEEELEINDFPQTARWKVTSKEALQRIGEYSEAAITIRGTYFPPGKEPKEGERKIYLAIESANELAVTKAKTEITRLIKEELIRLQNSYQPTSKGRYKVL